acaactgcaaatgccacaacacaacacgaacgccgcaacacgaaaatacaaaagccacatcacaaccgcaaatgccacaacgcaacacgaacgccgcaacgcaacgcgaaagcgaaaacggaagtagctgcccacgggagcgagcgtattttggaggaacgcccacgggagcgagcgtattttggaggaacggagctggaggatggcagatcgttcaagaagtaagtgaaacatgattccttactttaactgtagccgcaaggaatcatgtttcacttacttcttaaacaatctggcatcttccagctccgttgttacgtgccgactggtttttgaacctactggtttggctacgcgtttagatgttattaagagagtaatcctacttgggcaatgtgctagaaaacctgacagaactatgtatttcacgctacgccaccaaaaaccagttgtcttggctcaccctgaaccaaaagatgttcttgccactgacgatttgcaatttcatgataagtagtgaaatcagtagcggcatttgacagctcggttggccgacggcgtagcgccgccgtcttataaagttttgctattttgctcgactgcgagttcgaatccaggttgtggcgatcttttaataaacgtatgttcttttatttatttctttatacgtagcagtgatgtagtgctcacttatacaatcataaccgctgcattggatatgggatacattttgaacattttcagaaatatgtttgcgactgtgtgacggatcaggtgaccgaggcagacaacatctgccgctgtcggggcaaaacaaacacgcacgcgtagccaaaccagtaggttcaaaaacccagtcggcacgtaacaccggagctggaggatgccagatcgtttaagaagtaagtgaaacatgattccttgcggctacagttaaagtaaggaatcatgtttcacttacttcttaaacgatctggcatcctccagctccgttcctccaaaatacgctcgctcccgtgggcgttcctccaaaatacgctcgctcctgtgggcagctacttccgttttcgctttcgcgttgcgttgcggcgttcgtgttgcgttgtggcatttgcggttgtgatgtggcttttgtattttcgtgttgcggcgttcgtgttgtgttgtggcgtttgcggttgtgttgttgcttttgtatttgtctgaaccttctcggccaccgtataaGGGCCAAGATCGCACACTGAGAAGTCATATTAGGAACATGTCTAGACTCGAAATGTAGCTCTCAAATTCCAGTCCGTTTTCAACGAGTTGACTTATTTTCATGTATGCCAACCTTCGGTTACCTCCCTGCCTTGGACATGACCTATTTGAGGGCATTGTTTCCTTTGATCTGGCAATCTACATTAGACATCTTGTCATGGTGGAGAAACATTTCACTTATCGCATAACTCGGTTCAAATAGCTTGGTAGTGATGCAGGAaataaaccctttttttccctaCTCGTGCTTGACTGAAGTAATATGCATATAACAATGTTTGCTTTTTGATTTATTATGACACTTTAGTGCATTTTCTTTGCCGTCCGTAGTGCTCAATGAAGGTATTGTGGCTGCCATCTTGCCATTCTGTTGACAAAAAGCAGCAACCTTGGACACATCGACAATTAACTGGAATTGCGGCGACAATCTTTTTCTTGGTAGCTTAGCAGCACTCGTTCTTTTTCATGAGCTAAAGATTGTGTAGATGCCAGACTGTGGAGTGGAAATCATTTTCTAAAAGACTTTTCGTGGTTCACCTTCCGGCCTACGATGCACATTCCTCCAGTCAGGAAGTCAGTGGTGCGTGGGaaatagcattttttttgtgtcatgatCAGATGACCATGAATAACCAAGTCGAGGTATTCATTTGGTTTAGATTatatacaatcttttttttaattttgtgtcgtaaatatgtttatgtatatgtatatgttagtgtgtatgtatatctatatgttaatgtgtgtatgtatgtgtgtatttatatgtatatatgtatttttgtgtatatctatatgttaatgtgtgtatgtatgtgtgtatttatatgtatatatgtatttttgtgtatatctagatgttaatgtgtgtatgtatgtgtgtatttatatgttaatgtgtgtatttatatttatttatgtacgTTAGTGTGACTTTGTGTTTATCTCTATgtttgtttgtatatatatgtatgtgtatgttgtAGTGCATGTAATGTTATCCATATGTTTGTGCGTGTGGTGCGTTCTTGTTCGATTATCTGAGCCACTGGTGATTTCTGAGCTGCTCCAGCGTTGGACGATTTATGGGATACTTTTTTAGGCACATCTGGAGGAAGTCGTCGCAgtctggagagagaaggagaagaaagataaGGACCATCATCCgaatttgaaataaaaggagtagatttgtgtctctcaaaatgtttgtgtatgaTGTTCTTACCTTTGGACATCCCTTTGGGGAGAGACTGACCACTCGTAAAGAACCTGATCGTGTCGAACTCATTCTTTTCCTCGTGCAGGGCATCAAACAGCACTGCTCCGATCTGAAACACTGTGGTGGGTTCTGCTGTGTACCCCCATAGAGTGTAAATCTCTGGGGGGGGCACAGTACCTAGAACACACAGACATCATGAAAAAAGTAAGGAGGAGAagctaaaatgtaaaagtcaCAGACGGGTGGGAGAAGAACACAAGCAATCTTACCGAAATACCTCCAGCGTCTCAGTCTCCCCTCGTCGTAACAGCTCATACCAAAGTCGATGAGGAGAACTCGCGGGACGTCAGAGCATGTCTGAATCAGCATGTTCTCTGTCTTTATGTCACGGTGGAAAATGTCCTTTCTCTTTAGATCGAGTGCCACATCGACCAGCTGCCTCAGTATGATCTGACGGACAAAAAGTGAGAGACGAGGGGTCAGAAGAGGACGGGTCGACGCACTTTCATCGCTGTGACTGAGCTGATCACAGCGGCTCACCTTGACTTCTTCTTCCGTCATGGAGACTCCTTCCGCTCTGAGGTAGCTCCAGAAACTCTTAGCGTGGATCGGCCTCTCCATCACCAGCACCAGCTCCCTCTCCATCTGATACCAGTCCAGCAGGGATGCGTATGGCGATGTCCCCTCTGACTCGGCCGACAGCTTCAACATGATGGCGACCTCTATGGAGATTGTGTTCCCGTTGTTGTCCTGTAACGCCGCGCCACAGTTGAGGATTAGAGAGATTCCTCTGTGATACATTCACAAACGAACATAGAACATTTTAACAGCAGCTCACTCACCTCATGTGTGAACCAGACGTTTTCATTTGGGATGTGTTTAATGGCAACCTACGAGATAGAAACAATACTTTTGTTAGAgagtgtttgcgtgtgtgtgtgtgttggggaacTTGTGTGCAACGCTTACAGGGAGGTTGTCGGCTCTGCGGTGGCCGGCAAACACGGATCCAGATCCTCCTTGACCAATGTGATCCAGTTCCTTATATTTGGCTTCAAactcttctgcagacacaaacatgttgttttaatacattagtGAGGGAGAGCGACTATATGTCACCTAAACTCTACCCATCCTACGATGGTAATACCAATTTGAATTTGACACTGAATGTGATAAAGCCTAAAACTACTGACGTTGTTTGGTGGGCTCCTCCTCAATGTTCTCAACGTCCTTAGTGACCTGTCTCCTCTTCCTACTCGGTCCTTCCTCATCATCGGCAACcttcctcttgtctcctctctGCCAAACAACCTTCACAGTGGTGTTGCAGCTTCCTACAGATGAGCAAAAAACCACAGCATGGTCAGTTTGTTGACAGTCCCAACACCAACGTGGACAGAAAACCCCTCAaaccaaacaacaacattttgccTGTTTTCCTTTGATTGGCCTCACCTGGAAAACTAATTATTACAAGTGTCGGAAATTGATTTCAATCATCCAAATAGCCTTGAGACAATTTGCATAATAATGTGGAGCGCGGCGTATTTAGATAAATACACCAAGACCCCAGCTGATGTAAAAGACCAGAGCCCATCTCCCACCACAGTCTGAAGCCCGTGTTCAGTGAACTGATGATGGGAAGcatctccagcagctgtttcacACAATCggcttaccagtgactgcagaGGTGGACGCCGAATCctttctgtgttttgtctttgctcGAGTCCTGATGGTGTGCTCCTCCTCAACGTCCTTAGTGAccagtctcctcttcctcctcggtcCTCCCTCAGCAGAGTCGATCTTTCTCTTGTCTCCTCGCTTGCAAACGACCTCCACAGCGGTGTTGCAGCTTCCTacagatgagcaacaaaacagaGCATGGTCAGTTTGGTGACAGTCACAACACCAACGTGGACAGAAAACCCCTCAAACCAAACAACAAAACGGTGTCTTTTCTGATCAGCTGAAACTTCTTTAAGTGAATATTTTATAATTTCTAGCAGATCCTCCAAAAAAGAACGCTGGCTCAATAATGGAAAACATACCCCAACAACTCTGCAGTTTCACACAATCAGCTTACCAGTGACTGGGGAGGTGGACGCTGAATCCCTTCTGAGTTTTGTCTTTGCCGTGCGTTTTTTGGATAGTAGGACTTCATCCGAGCTCGTATTTTCATCTACAgatgagaaaaacagaaaaaaacatggattTTGTAGTAAACTAAAGTCACCAACTGCATTGAAACGGTTTTATTTTATCCTTTCACGGCTCAGActcaaaagaaacagtaagAAAAATGCCCAAACAGTATTTCAAGGTAGCCACTCTCAATTAGAGCCTTCTCCCCCCTAACAAGTTCAATAAATCATCAACACCAGTTAACGCAGACATCTGTCTGGATTCCTTACTTACCTCCAGCTTTTACACTGAAAAGAACATCCATCGTGGCCTTTTTGCAATAACAATTTGGGCTCGACCAGAAGTTCTGTGCTTGTGCAGGTACCAAGTCTTGCAACTAACTGACTGAATTTGCCAGAGTGTGTTCTCATGTGTGGAGAACAGAACATGGAACATGGAACATGGAAGGTGGTGGAACGTTCTTTCCCCAAGGTTGTGTCTCTGGGATTACAGTGAGGCGTTGTAGAATATGCAAATGACCATTTAGAGTGAATGTGTGATTGGTCGTAGAAAGTAGGCTTATTGCAGCCACCAATACTGATAACATGTGAGATTTTATCAGTATTGAgatgaaaatatattattttttggcaCAGGTGGCACATGGCACAGGTTGCTCAGTGCCATTTAGGTTTACAGCCCCTATAAACTATTTTCGgtaacactttacttgaatgACTGTTCATAAGACTGACATAACATTGTCATAACCAtgacatgacagctgtcataaatatcaatgaatacTTATGACAGTTGTTGTTAAGTGGCATTCGGTAAGTTATGTCACTTTTGATGCAAAGGTGACATTGTTTGAGATGTCCTTGATATGACAACTTGACATAAACCAAGACAACAAAACCATAGTCAAAAACATGTCATAGCAGACCTAACTGTCAAACTTAAGAAAAACGTTTGGTTCATATCTTAGAGCGACATTAAACCGTCCTATATGCATGGTTTTGACACTCACTGTCACAAAACCATTACAATTGTGTCATCAATGTTGTCCTTTTCTTAAAGATGTCATTAAGTGTAACTACACTGCCAAATGACTTTACAACAGTGTCAcgactgttttcttttaaatccagtaaagtggaacaattaAATTCTTCAATTAAGATGTCATTATATGTATCTACATAGTCAAACTAGTTTATAATCAGACAAGGCAAAAATTCAGGCAGTGATTGTTTATCAGGTGCTTCCCCAGGGGATTTTTTGGTAGTGGTACATGGTTGTTGTTATGATGGAATGATGGGAAACCAGGAGCGAGATGCGGTAAAGAGTCTTTTAAtggtcaaaaggaaaaacagtccTCAATAATGAATAAACTCAAAGTCCTCTGGCGTTGGCCGGAAACATAACAAAAGCAGACAGGGGAAATCAGGAACTTAGGGGCATAAGGATTACTCCCGTGAGGACAGCGTTCGGGGATCCCGGGGTGCTCCCTACCAGCCGGatccagcagagaggtgaaagcAGATGAGCTGCCGGGGGAGCGCGCCGGTCGGGCACTCTGTGGAAAGGCACAGTCACAAATCGCGGACGGTGAAAGTGCAGGGCAAGACAGGACGAGACGAGTGCTGACGCGTGTGCCTACATTCATGGAATAATCCGACAACAAGACGAGACTAGAGGGAGGGAATAAGAAGCAGGCAAAATCAGGTGGAAGtggtttcaggtgagacaatgatgaggacgagaggggaatcagctgtgaggggtaatgaggggagagagagagcaagggcagggggtgtttgcctgagagtgccacaagagggagacaggggacgaagagggaagaggaagccaggggcatgacagtacccccctcTCAATGAGCGCCCCCAGGCGCTCCTTGAGACAGTTGGCGAGTCCGGAGGAAGTCATCGATGAGTGCGGGATGGACGTCCCGGGAGGGGGTCCAACTCCTCTCCTCTGGGCCGTACCCCTCCCAGTCGATGAGATATTGATGGCCGCGACCCCGGCGGCGCATATCAAGAATACGGCGAACCCTGTAGGCAGGAGCATCTTCGACAAGACTAGGCGATCGAacaggacgagggggggggcgaatggCGGGCTTGATACAGGAGACATGAAACACAGGGTGGACACGGCGGAACTTAGGCGGGAGGCGAAGCTTCACCGCGACTGGGTTAATGACCTCAGTGATACGGAACGGTCCTATGAAGCGGTTCGATAGTTTCCGTGACTCCGACCGGAGGGGTAAGTTAGAGGTGGATAACCAAACCCTCTGGCCGCGTGCGTAACGCGGGCTCTTAATTCTGCGTCGGTTGGCTGCGGCTGACATGCGTCTACCTGCTCGACAAAGGGCTGATCGCACTCTCTTCCAGGTGCGTTTGCAACGGCTGATAAAGGCCTGCGCGGACGGAACGTTGGAATCTGAGTCTTGGGACGTAAACAGCGGAGGTTGGTAGCCAAGGCAGCAGTGGAAGGGCGAGAGACCGGTACCCGCGGTGGGAAGAGAGTTGTGGGCGTATTCGGCCCAGGATAGTTGTTGCGACCATGACGAGGGGTTCTGATGGGTGAGGCTGCGAAGGATGCGGGCGACGATCTGATTGGTGCGCTCAGCCTGGCCGTTagtctgggggtggaacccgGACGACAGACTAGCGGATGCCCCAATAAGGCGGCAGAACTCCTTCCAGAATTGGGAAGAGAACTGGGGACCCCTATCCGAAACGATATCAGTGGGCAGACCGTGTAACCTAAAAACATTATCAACCACGATCTGGGCGGTCTCCTTGGCGGAGGGGAGTTTAGCGAGCGGAACGAAATGGGCTGACTTAGAGAAGCGATCGACCACAGTAAGGATTACGGTGTTGCCTGCCGAGGGCGGAAGCCCGGTGATAAAGTCGAGAGCTAAATGGGACCAAGGGCGGGTGGGGATGGGTAACGGACGGAGCAGGCCGGCTGGGGGGGAATTGCCGGCCTTGGTCTGCGCGCACGTGGCACAGGAGGCAGTAAACCGACGTGTATCTTGTTCCATGGAGGGCCACCAGAAACGCTGACGAACTACCGCGAGGGTGCCCCGAACGCCGGGGTGGGCAGCTAATTTAGAGCAGTGTCCCCACTGTAGGACCGCCCGGCGCGTTGACACGGGGACAAACAGGAGTCCCTTAGGGCAGTTCTGGGGGGCTACGGTTCGCGAAAGGGCACGCTTAACCAGCTTCTCAATGCCCCAGACGACCATGCCGACCACACGACCCGGGGGGACAATCTCCTCCGGAGTGTTCGGGGGGGAGGAGTCAAAAAGACGAGACAGCGCGTCCGGCTTGATGTTCTTAGACCCCGGGCGATACGAGATGGTGAAGTTAAAACGCGTAAAAAACAGAGCCCAGCGGGCTTGGCGCGCGTTGAGTCTCTTGGCTTTCCGGATGTACTCTAAGTTTCGATGGTCCGTCCATACGATAAAGGGTACGTGGGCTCCCTCCAGCCATTGTCGCCACTCGCCTAATGCCAGACGGATGGCAAGTAGTTCGCGGTTTCCGACGTCGTAATTACGCTCAGCGGGGGATAGGCGGTGGGAAAAAAACGCGCAGGGGTGTATCTTACCATCAGTAACGGAGCGCTGGGAAAGTATAGCCCCGACACCCACCTCTGACGCGTCGACCTCCACTATAAACTGCTTGGTGCAGTCAGGAGTGAGGAGGATGGGCGCGGTAGTGAAAAGGCCCCTAAGGACGTCAAACGCCTTCTGCGCGGGCTCTGACCACCTGAAACGGGACTTGACTGAGGTTAGCACGGTGAGGGGGGCGGCGACTTGGCTGAAGCCTCTTATAAAGCGGCGGTAAAAGTTGGCAAACCCGAGAAAACGTTGTAGCGCGACACGGGAGTCTGGTACGGGCCAGTCAGCGACGGCTTGAACCTTGGCCGGGTCCATACTGATCCCCTCGGCCGAGATGACCGAACCCAGAAACGTGACGGAGGAGGCGTGGAAAGAACATTTCTCGGCTTTGACATAGAGTCTGTTCTCTAGAAGGCGCTGGAGAACACGACGAACCTGTTGGACGTGCACCTGGAGCGATGGTGAAAAGATCAAAATGTCGTCGAGGTAGACAAAGACGAAGATGTTAAGCATGTCCCGCAGGACGTCATTGATTAGAGCTTGAAAAACCGCGGGGGCGTTTACTAAGCCGAAAGGGAGCACCCGGTATTCGAAATGTCCGAGGGGGGTGTTAAACGcagtcttccactcgtccccctccctTATACGCACAAGGTGGTAGGCGTTGCGTAAATCAAGCTTGGTGAAAAATCTAGCTCCCTGCAAGACCTCAAACGCAGACGACATCAGTGGCAGGGGGTAACGGTTCTTGACAGTGATGTCGTTTAGGCCTCGATAGTCTATGCAGGGACGCAGCgagccgtccttcttcttaacaaagaagaaaccGGCCCCTGCCGGGGACGCGGAGGGAACAATGGTGCCGGCGTCGAGAGAGTCGGACAGGTACCTCTCTAGCGCTTCGCGTTCGGGAGCGGATAAGGAGAATAGTCTACCCCGCGGGGGCGTTGTGCCCGGGAGAAGGTCTATACTACAGTCATACCGGcggtgaggggggagagaagtggCCCGGGAACGGCTGAACACCTCCCGCAAGTCATGATACTCCTCCGGTACTCCTGACAGATCACCTGGCTCCTCCTGAAAAACAGTAGCAGAAGAGACAGGGGGCACGGCAGAGGACAGACAATCAACATGACACGACAGTTTCCACGAGATTACAGAGCCGTTAGCCCAGTTAATCTGGGGGTTATGAAGGACTAGCCATGGGTGGCCTAATACCACCGGAGTATAGGGGGAACGGAAAATCAGGAAGTCTATAGTCTTTCTATGATTTCCTGAAACAGTGAGAGTGAGTGGTAGGGTCTTTCTCTGCACCATGGGAAGGGAGCTACCATCAAGAGCGAACACGGGGGTGGGGTCATGCAGGTCTGCGAGGGGAATACCTTGTTCTAGAGCCCAAGTCTCGTCAATGAAGTTCCCCTCTGCTCCTGAGTCAACCAATGCGGCGCAGGAGGCAGATGATCCCAGCCACTGGAGATGTACTGGAAGAGAGGTGCAGGACTTAGAAGGGGAGGACCCGGATGTAGCGCTCGTCAGCAACCCTCCGCCTACTGACGAGCGGTGGCTTTTACTGGGCACTTTGAGGCAAAATGGCCAGCCGCAGCACAGTACATGCACAGGCGGTTCATAATCCTGCGCTGTCGTTCTTGTGGAGATATACGGAGCCCCCCCAGCTGCATTGGCTCAGGATCAGCAGGAGATGGTTGCGGAGGGGGTGCTCCTGCAGAGGCCGGAAGTGGCGGAAGGTCCATCCTGCGGGTCCTCCGTCGTGTCTCGAAACGCCTCTCTATGCGGAGAGCCAAATCGACGAGGGCATTGAGGGCATCGGGGACCTCACGGGCAAGGATCTCATCCTTGAGCTCAGGGTTAAGGCCCTCGAGGAAACGGGCGACGAGGGCCGTCTCGTTCCAACCACTAGTGGTGGCCAGGGTGCGGAATTCAATAGAGAAGTCCGTGACAGATCTTCCTCCTTGGCGCAGCGTCGATAGGAGGCGGGATGCTTCATCTCCGTGTGCAGACCGGTCGAAAACTCTGATCATCTCTCCCTTGAAGAGGGAAAACTCAGACATGCAGTCTGCCTCTACCTCCCAGTTAGCCACCGCCCACTCTCTTGCGCGCCCGTCGAGAAGGGAAATAACGTAGGCCACTCTGGACCTCTCCCTGGCATAAGTGGAcggctggagagaaaaaacaacctcGCATTGGGTGAGGAAAGCTCGACACTGTCTTGGCTCACCCGAGTAGCAAGGCGGGTTGTTAATTCGCGGCTCAGATGAGGTGCGCGCCCCGGTCGACCCAGTAGCCTCGAGGCGATGGAGGTGGAACTGCTGGGTGAGGTCCAAGATCTGGGCGGTCAGGGAGTCTATGGTCCGTCTCGCGGAAGATAGGTCCTCTTCGTGTTT
This is a stretch of genomic DNA from Pungitius pungitius chromosome 7, fPunPun2.1, whole genome shotgun sequence. It encodes these proteins:
- the LOC119216617 gene encoding serine/threonine-protein kinase pim-1-like; this translates as MDVLFSVKAGGSCNTAVEVVCKRGDKRKIDSAEGGPRRKRRLVTKDVEEEHTIRTRAKTKHRKDSASTSAVTGSCNTTVKVVWQRGDKRKVADDEEGPSRKRRQVTKDVENIEEEPTKQQEFEAKYKELDHIGQGGSGSVFAGHRRADNLPVAIKHIPNENVWFTHEDNNGNTISIEVAIMLKLSAESEGTSPYASLLDWYQMERELVLVMERPIHAKSFWSYLRAEGVSMTEEEVKIILRQLVDVALDLKRKDIFHRDIKTENMLIQTCSDVPRVLLIDFGMSCYDEGRLRRWRYFGTVPPPEIYTLWGYTAEPTTVFQIGAVLFDALHEEKNEFDTIRFFTSGQSLPKGMSKDCDDFLQMCLKKYPINRPTLEQLRNHQWLR